One Panicum virgatum strain AP13 chromosome 9K, P.virgatum_v5, whole genome shotgun sequence genomic region harbors:
- the LOC120648970 gene encoding mavicyanin-like: MALRATLIITAVAVAALLPSTVSTAASYRVGDDSGWEIGVDYDAWAAGKKFEVGDTLEFLYSEAYHNVVVVDAQSYASCAVPSNAPTMASGDDRVALRRAGRWFFICGVEGHCDSGMKLAVDVHG; the protein is encoded by the exons ATGGCCTTGCGCGCAACGCTAATCATcaccgccgtggccgtggccgctcTGCTGCCGTCCACGgtgtccacggcggcgtcgtaCAGGGTCGGCGACGACTCCGGCTGGGAAATCGGGGTGGACTACGACGCCTGGGCCGCCGGCAAGAAGTTCGAAGTCGGCGACACGCTCG AGTTCCTGTACTCGGAGGCGTACCACAACGTGGTAGTGGTGGACGCGCAGAGCTACGCGTCGTGCGCCGTGCCGAGCAACGCGCCGACGATGGCCTCCGGGGACGACCGCGTGGCGCTGCGGCGGGCCGGCCGGTGGTTCTTCATCTGCGGCGTCGAGGGCCACTGCGACTCGGGGATGaagctcgccgtcgacgtccaCGGATGA
- the LOC120648971 gene encoding blue copper protein-like: MASPRTLLLAGAMAAALLPAPASAATYMVGDAAGWDNGVVDYDAWARGKKFKVGDTLVFRYSTPEHDVVQVDARGYAECVAPDNAVAMTSGNDHVVLGQAGRFFFICEAEGECSSGMRLTVYVH, translated from the exons ATGGCGTCGCCTAGGACGCTGCTTCTAGCCGGAGCCATGGCGGCCGCCCTGCTCccggcgccggcgtccgcgGCGACGTACATGGTCGGGGACGCCGCCGGCTGGGACAACGGCGTTGTCGACTACGACGCCTGGGCCAGGGGCAAGAAGTTCAAGGTCGGCGACACGCTCG TGTTCCGGTACTCGACGCCGGAGCACGACGTCGTGCAGGTGGACGCGCGGGGCTACGCCGAGTGCGTGGCGCCGGACAACGCGGTGGCGATGACCTCCGGCAACGACCACGTGGTGCTGGGGCAGGCCGGGCGGTTCTTCTTCATCTGCGAAGCCGAGGGGGAGTGCAGCTCCGGCATGAGGCTCACCGTCTACGTCCACTGA
- the LOC120648474 gene encoding zinc finger A20 and AN1 domain-containing stress-associated protein 7-like codes for MAEKRKSVDVDEIGAAAAAAAPCATGCGFFGNPATAGMCSKCYRDHAADTDERKKMQDVFKTSAAFPPPEKKARIDTCAATAVAPSPDGGGADGAAAAETSATAAGGPAKPAASRCAACRKKVGLLGFRCCCGAHRYAEKHACGFDYKRAGRERIARNNPVVVADKIAKI; via the coding sequence ATggcggagaagaggaagagcgtcgacgtcgacgagatcggcgccgccgccgccgccgcggccccgtgCGCGACCGGGTGCGGATTCTTCGGCaacccggccaccgccggcatGTGCTCCAAGTGCTACCGCGACCACGCCGCCGACACCGacgagaggaagaagatgcaGGACGTTTTCAAGACGAGCGCCGCCTTCCCTCCGCCGGAGAAGAAGGCCAGGATCGACacgtgcgccgccaccgccgtcgcgccgTCCCCTGACGGTGGCGGCGCCGATGGCGCGGCCGCTGCCGAGACATCAGCGACGGCCGCGGGGGGTCCCGCGAAGCCCGCGGCGAGCCGGTGCGCGGCGTGCCGCAAGAAGGTTGGCCTGTTGGGGTTCCGGTGCTGCTGCGGAGCGCACCGGTACGCGGAGAAGCACGCCTGCGGCTTCGACTACAAGCGCGCCGGCCGCGAGCGGATCGCCAGGAACAACCCGGTCGTGGTCGCCGACAAGATCGCCAAGATTTGA